A region of the Candidatus Methylomirabilis sp. genome:
ACAGCATCGTGAACAAGGTCCTCCACCACCCGATGATCGAGCTGAAGCGGCAGTCGGCGCGCCGGGACGGCCACATCACCATCAGCGCCCTCCGGCGCCTCTTCGGCCTGGAGGAGCAGGAGCCATGACCGCATGAGCGCGGATGGCGCCTCGGCCCCGGCCCGGGCCGGTCGGGCGACCCTCCGGATGGGGACGCGGGGGAGCCCGCTCGCGCTGGCCCAGAGCCGGGGGGTGGCCGCGGGCCTCGAGGGCGCCCACCCGGGCCTGCGGGTAGAGCTCACCGTGATCCGGACGAGCGGGGACAGGATCCAGGATGTCCCCCTGGCGAAGGTCGGGGGGAAGGGACTCTTCGTCAAGGAGATCGAGGAGGCCCTGCTCACGGGGGGGATCGAGCTGGCGGTCCACAGCATGAAGGACCTCCCCACCCTCCTGCCCCGCGGCCTCGTGCTCGGAGCCATCACGGCCCGGGAGGAGGGGGGGGATGTCCTGGTGGCCCGGGAGGCCCGTTCCCTGGAGGACCTGCGGCCGGGGGCGCGGGTCGGCACCAGCAGCCTGCGGCGGCAGGCCCAACTCCTCCATCGGCGCCCGGACCTTTCCGTGGTCCCCCTCCGGGGAAACCTGGACACGCGCCTCCGGAAGCTCGGGGAAGAGAGCCTCGACGGGGTCGTGGTCGCGGCGGCAGGCCTCAGGCGGCTCGGCCTCGAGCCGGAGAAGGCGATCCCCCTCCCCCTGGAGGTCTCCCTCCCTGCCCCGGGCCAGGGGGCACTCGGCCTCGAGATTCGCGGGGACGATCGCGCGACCGCCTCCCTCGTGGCGGTCCTCGAGGATGGCCCCACCCGGATCGCCGTGACGGCGGAACGGGCCCTCCTCAAGCGCCTGGGGGGAAGCTGCAACGTCCCCATCGCCGCCTACGGGACCGTGCGGGGGGAGCTTCTCACCCTCGCAGGCCTCGTGGCCCGGCCGGACGGGAAGGCGCTCGTTCGGGACGAGTTGACCGGCGCCGCGCTGGAGGCCGAGTTCCTCGGGACGGCCCTTGCCGAGCGCCTGTTGGCCCGGGGAGCCGACCGG
Encoded here:
- the hemC gene encoding hydroxymethylbilane synthase, which produces MSADGASAPARAGRATLRMGTRGSPLALAQSRGVAAGLEGAHPGLRVELTVIRTSGDRIQDVPLAKVGGKGLFVKEIEEALLTGGIELAVHSMKDLPTLLPRGLVLGAITAREEGGDVLVAREARSLEDLRPGARVGTSSLRRQAQLLHRRPDLSVVPLRGNLDTRLRKLGEESLDGVVVAAAGLRRLGLEPEKAIPLPLEVSLPAPGQGALGLEIRGDDRATASLVAVLEDGPTRIAVTAERALLKRLGGSCNVPIAAYGTVRGELLTLAGLVARPDGKALVRDELTGAALEAEFLGTALAERLLARGADRILRELAGEGG